The Microbacterium luteum genome includes a region encoding these proteins:
- a CDS encoding DUF4238 domain-containing protein — MGNVKRAHMVSRSYLRAWADERNRVDVLDIQQGRGFTSAIGNATVVSYAYEPEVLPHNLEGEFDRIESRGVPAIVKLRARHAPTASDKDDVIAFLDMHLDRGRYADQSEVRTPAVLVKTDGSSEDASLSLGDRLLLSRHMEGVVRLAALGVAQWPWQVLEARSLATGDGAVLLWRQTDGAEVSLVTFPLSPTQLLVIGEGFPERAPLNTLLAQHSRRWIVGTVGSLVKGQAAVIAALRRAESGGE; from the coding sequence ATGGGCAACGTGAAGCGTGCGCACATGGTGTCGAGGAGCTACCTCCGAGCCTGGGCCGACGAACGGAACCGAGTGGACGTGCTCGATATCCAGCAGGGGCGCGGGTTCACAAGCGCGATCGGCAACGCAACAGTTGTCAGCTACGCGTATGAACCAGAGGTTCTCCCGCACAATCTTGAAGGTGAGTTCGACCGAATCGAGAGCCGCGGGGTGCCAGCGATAGTCAAGTTACGTGCCAGGCACGCTCCGACGGCTAGCGACAAGGACGACGTCATCGCATTCCTCGACATGCATCTCGACCGCGGACGCTACGCAGACCAGTCAGAGGTTCGAACCCCCGCGGTCCTCGTCAAGACTGACGGTAGCTCAGAGGACGCCTCACTCAGCCTTGGCGACCGGCTACTGCTCTCGCGCCACATGGAAGGCGTAGTCCGACTCGCCGCTCTCGGCGTCGCTCAATGGCCGTGGCAAGTCCTGGAGGCGAGAAGTCTCGCCACCGGTGATGGGGCCGTCCTCCTGTGGAGGCAGACAGACGGTGCCGAGGTCTCACTTGTGACCTTCCCGCTGTCGCCGACGCAGTTGCTCGTGATCGGAGAAGGGTTCCCAGAGCGGGCGCCACTGAACACTTTGCTCGCACAGCACAGCCGGCGATGGATCGTCGGCACAGTCGGATCGCTTGTGAAGGGTCAAGCGGCCGTGATCGCTGCCCTCCGTCGTGCTGAGTCCGGCGGAGAGTGA
- a CDS encoding HigA family addiction module antitoxin, with protein MDKHLAGQVPPGEVLAEELEARHWSQAEFAEILGRPTQFVSEIMSAKKEITRESAAQIAAALGTSAEFWLNLQNRYLLSRQAQDTETQSQLHSVKVRAQLNQLAPVSVLRKRGYITGNSLDELEGEIRDLFEIESIDEEPVFAAAARRANPDVPLTPTQKAWLAVARRQARRLTVGAFDRGGLGELAENLARKVRDVSSFADLATLFAAVGVRLVYIEAFPGSKMNGATFLLDDDETQPVIAISGRGKRLDKVLFTLLHELAHLVRGDVRPGGIILIDDGETHTMGDEEATNQLAGEWAIPGGLPAPPRPIRQNWVSTQAERLGVHEIVIVGFLQHHGHLDWRTQLAKGAPSVTEELSRWASA; from the coding sequence ATGGACAAGCACCTTGCCGGCCAGGTTCCACCCGGAGAAGTCCTCGCGGAGGAGCTTGAGGCGCGGCATTGGTCACAGGCAGAGTTCGCAGAGATACTCGGGCGCCCCACCCAGTTCGTCTCCGAGATCATGTCCGCGAAGAAGGAGATCACCCGCGAGTCGGCCGCACAGATCGCGGCCGCGCTCGGGACGTCGGCTGAGTTCTGGTTGAACCTACAGAACCGGTACCTGCTGTCTCGTCAGGCCCAAGACACCGAGACGCAGAGCCAGCTTCACAGCGTGAAGGTGCGTGCCCAACTGAACCAGCTCGCACCCGTCTCCGTGCTCCGTAAGCGTGGCTACATCACCGGAAACAGTCTCGACGAGCTCGAAGGCGAGATTCGAGACCTGTTCGAGATCGAATCTATCGACGAGGAGCCCGTTTTCGCGGCCGCCGCTCGACGCGCCAACCCCGACGTGCCGCTCACACCTACCCAAAAGGCCTGGCTTGCAGTCGCCCGTCGGCAGGCACGCAGACTCACAGTTGGGGCCTTTGACAGGGGGGGGCTCGGCGAGCTCGCCGAGAACCTCGCGCGCAAGGTGCGAGATGTCTCATCCTTCGCAGATCTGGCGACGCTCTTTGCCGCCGTTGGTGTGCGGCTTGTCTACATCGAGGCGTTCCCCGGCAGCAAGATGAACGGGGCCACGTTCCTCCTCGACGACGACGAAACCCAGCCCGTGATTGCGATCTCCGGACGAGGTAAGCGACTCGACAAGGTTCTGTTCACCCTCCTGCACGAGCTCGCGCACCTTGTCCGCGGTGACGTGCGCCCCGGCGGCATCATCCTCATCGATGACGGTGAAACGCACACCATGGGAGACGAAGAGGCGACGAACCAGCTTGCCGGCGAGTGGGCCATTCCAGGCGGCCTTCCCGCCCCGCCTCGCCCGATTCGGCAGAACTGGGTGTCCACACAAGCCGAACGGCTTGGTGTTCACGAGATCGTCATCGTGGGGTTCCTTCAGCACCACGGCCACCTCGACTGGCGCACCCAGCTCGCCAAGGGTGCCCCTTCGGTTACAGAAGAGCTCAGCAGGTGGGCGTCCGCGTAG
- a CDS encoding ThiF family adenylyltransferase, translating to MPAAVAEILTAHLDREDGQEDVVLATYAPSTGRERTSALLRRVFLPHPGERHVHGNASFTADYVMRVTEEAAAAGEGLVLLHSHPRGTTWQSMSTTDRATESGYAGLGSAATRLPVIGMTWGGAGQVWSARFWFSRTSVVDAESVRVVGATFAPSFNPVLVPAPEATSAQIRTVSAWGSAVQEDLARIRVLVVGAGSVGLDVAQRLVASGIRTVGVMDFDAVEHRNLDRMIGARRQDARDQVAKVDIAARLLRAQATAAHPDIRRHEMSICGPDGLRVALDYDIVFSCVDRPWPRAVLNQIAYADLIPVIDGGINIEVADDDTFNRATARAHTLVPGQPCMACTRQLKPARVALDREGLLDDPEYVRRSEIDLERAGQNVATLSAMVSALLLAQFVSLTVAPGGRGVPGPVCYHYRPHVLEKLEDASAPSCPWETALAVGDSRIPIATGHAHAEEIVLSRHRAARTLRGRFRRLRGWLADSYGS from the coding sequence ATGCCGGCCGCGGTCGCCGAGATCCTCACGGCGCATCTGGACCGAGAGGACGGGCAGGAGGATGTGGTCCTCGCCACCTACGCTCCTTCGACGGGACGGGAACGAACCTCGGCGCTCCTGCGCCGCGTGTTTCTCCCGCACCCCGGCGAGCGGCACGTACACGGGAACGCATCCTTCACTGCCGACTACGTGATGCGCGTCACAGAGGAAGCTGCGGCTGCAGGGGAGGGCCTGGTTCTGCTGCACTCCCACCCTCGGGGGACGACGTGGCAGTCGATGAGCACGACGGACCGAGCGACTGAGTCGGGGTACGCCGGACTCGGAAGTGCGGCGACCCGGCTCCCAGTGATTGGGATGACCTGGGGAGGTGCTGGGCAGGTGTGGTCGGCACGGTTCTGGTTCTCGCGGACGAGCGTGGTTGACGCGGAATCGGTGCGAGTGGTTGGGGCGACGTTCGCTCCCTCGTTCAATCCGGTTCTTGTCCCAGCGCCGGAAGCAACGTCGGCGCAGATCCGGACGGTGAGCGCCTGGGGCTCGGCTGTACAGGAGGATCTCGCCCGGATCCGAGTGTTGGTGGTCGGGGCAGGCAGTGTTGGCCTGGACGTCGCACAGCGACTTGTGGCGTCCGGGATCCGCACCGTCGGCGTGATGGATTTCGATGCCGTGGAACACCGAAACCTCGACCGGATGATCGGGGCGCGCCGCCAGGACGCCCGAGATCAGGTCGCGAAGGTTGACATCGCGGCCCGGCTCCTCCGGGCACAGGCCACCGCAGCCCATCCGGACATCCGCCGGCACGAGATGTCGATCTGTGGCCCGGACGGACTGCGCGTCGCGCTGGACTACGACATCGTCTTCTCCTGCGTGGACAGACCGTGGCCGCGAGCGGTGCTCAACCAGATCGCCTACGCGGACCTCATCCCGGTCATCGACGGCGGTATCAACATCGAGGTCGCCGACGACGACACATTCAACCGGGCAACTGCTCGCGCGCACACGCTGGTTCCCGGCCAGCCATGCATGGCCTGCACGCGTCAGCTGAAACCAGCCAGAGTGGCGCTGGATCGTGAGGGGCTGCTCGACGACCCTGAGTACGTTCGCCGCTCTGAAATCGACCTGGAGCGCGCTGGCCAGAACGTCGCGACGCTCTCCGCGATGGTCAGCGCACTGCTTCTCGCTCAGTTCGTGAGTCTGACCGTCGCGCCTGGCGGGCGTGGCGTACCAGGTCCGGTGTGCTACCACTACCGCCCGCACGTCCTCGAAAAGCTCGAAGACGCTTCGGCACCATCCTGTCCGTGGGAGACGGCACTCGCCGTTGGCGACTCACGGATTCCGATTGCGACGGGGCACGCCCACGCCGAGGAGATCGTCCTGTCGCGGCACCGCGCCGCGCGGACACTCCGCGGGCGATTCCGCCGGCTGCGAGGGTGGCTCGCCGACAGCTACGGAAGCTGA
- a CDS encoding DCL family protein, protein MAIPVVLPSFRWPSKKAAFDDFRLLHTGGPYAPYDRITNPSHDLMLREVLDLHPDASEKIGEGVDYFYVGLTSDGDKFNVRSDATGIWIKRVDGSQVDFSYRTCISNHTEESDAKEGLRLAVEDRRLSYRDDRIKEGTFASDISGIVFSDRNEAHVIYDEPSWGQLTYRFAEAEGGWDRILVHSGYGGVLIGSHLMDTDVHTRWLEFYDRHANRRLATASEAAARPRPRQDAWTP, encoded by the coding sequence ATGGCGATCCCCGTAGTCCTTCCATCATTCCGCTGGCCTTCCAAGAAGGCGGCATTCGACGACTTCAGACTCCTGCACACCGGCGGCCCCTACGCCCCCTACGACCGCATCACCAATCCGTCACACGACCTGATGCTTCGCGAAGTGCTGGATCTTCACCCCGACGCCTCCGAGAAGATCGGCGAAGGAGTCGACTACTTCTACGTCGGCCTGACTAGCGACGGCGACAAGTTCAACGTGCGGTCTGACGCAACGGGCATCTGGATCAAACGCGTGGACGGGTCGCAGGTGGACTTCAGCTACCGCACCTGCATCAGCAACCACACAGAAGAATCTGACGCGAAAGAGGGGCTGCGGCTCGCAGTAGAAGACCGCCGACTGTCCTACCGCGACGACCGCATCAAGGAGGGGACGTTCGCGAGCGATATCTCCGGGATCGTCTTCTCAGACCGCAACGAGGCACATGTCATCTACGACGAGCCCTCATGGGGACAGCTGACCTACCGGTTCGCCGAGGCGGAGGGCGGATGGGACCGAATCCTCGTCCACTCGGGGTACGGCGGCGTGCTCATTGGCAGCCACCTCATGGACACGGACGTACACACGAGATGGCTCGAGTTCTACGACCGACACGCAAACCGCCGGCTGGCGACCGCAAGCGAGGCCGCTGCCCGTCCGCGACCTCGACAAGACGCGTGGACACCCTGA
- a CDS encoding DUF3375 family protein, with protein sequence MSSIVAEHSRVIAAFGEPTLSLLRGNLAPANVAILRSGFPQDSKTQPTARLHQMVDAALSELRERGISHVPDGDGREVCMGWVRRRWLTRDVDGQSYTLTSYAMQALGLVQSLTRDRVNLSEHRIKNIVETANRLNAASNPDRDARIARLRAQIAQQQAELERLEAGEPIAPVTADFILEGLVELQDLVSGLPIEFARVGEVVEALQDRLREDFRADERPPGDIVADFLIRADDLTTATPEGRAFEGAFNLLDDDALTDQLRSDITALVEHPDISPVLTTAEKQTMIGIVRVVRDGARDTMAKIVDTIETLNTYIRSRNISEDRELDRVLMQLEAGLSAWMQTAGPRETVPVEMLPDGLDILHLKEKLYDPASDVPLDPLEDGAEEDRPEAMSLDELRRYGGPHLDALRGALDEAAASDGEWTIGADVFPRLAADERRPVDALGLLHLIADRDDLVRTGTHEAYVTRRPDGTEQVLLLPQITPTRRLDDDQ encoded by the coding sequence GTGAGCAGTATCGTCGCGGAACACAGTCGCGTGATCGCGGCCTTCGGTGAGCCGACTCTGTCTCTGCTGCGGGGGAATCTCGCACCGGCGAACGTCGCGATTCTTCGCTCCGGATTCCCGCAGGATTCGAAGACCCAGCCGACTGCCCGTCTGCACCAGATGGTGGACGCAGCCCTCAGCGAACTTCGCGAGCGTGGGATCTCCCACGTCCCAGACGGGGATGGCAGAGAGGTGTGCATGGGGTGGGTGCGACGGCGGTGGCTGACCCGTGACGTCGACGGACAGAGCTACACGCTCACGTCCTACGCGATGCAAGCGCTCGGTCTGGTGCAATCCCTGACGCGCGACCGGGTGAATCTGTCCGAGCACCGCATCAAGAACATCGTGGAAACCGCGAACCGGCTGAACGCGGCTTCCAACCCTGACCGTGATGCCCGCATCGCCCGGCTCCGCGCGCAGATCGCCCAGCAGCAGGCGGAGTTGGAACGGCTCGAGGCAGGCGAGCCGATCGCCCCCGTCACCGCCGACTTCATCCTCGAGGGGCTTGTTGAGCTGCAGGATCTCGTTTCCGGTCTGCCCATTGAGTTCGCCCGTGTCGGTGAGGTCGTAGAGGCACTGCAGGACAGGTTGCGGGAGGACTTCCGGGCAGACGAGCGACCGCCCGGGGACATCGTCGCCGACTTCCTGATCCGCGCAGACGACCTGACGACCGCGACACCGGAAGGGCGCGCGTTCGAGGGGGCGTTCAACCTGCTGGATGACGATGCTCTCACCGATCAGCTGCGCTCAGACATCACCGCGCTGGTCGAGCATCCCGACATCTCTCCGGTTCTCACCACCGCGGAGAAGCAGACGATGATCGGGATCGTCCGCGTGGTGCGGGACGGAGCACGAGACACGATGGCGAAGATCGTCGACACCATCGAGACCCTCAACACCTACATCCGATCCCGGAACATCTCCGAGGATCGTGAACTGGACCGGGTGCTGATGCAGCTGGAAGCCGGCCTGAGCGCGTGGATGCAGACAGCGGGGCCACGAGAAACAGTTCCGGTTGAGATGCTGCCCGACGGGTTGGACATCCTGCACCTGAAGGAGAAGCTGTACGACCCCGCCTCGGATGTCCCTCTCGACCCGCTCGAGGACGGCGCCGAAGAGGATCGTCCGGAAGCCATGTCACTCGATGAGCTTCGCCGCTACGGGGGACCGCACCTGGACGCGCTCCGCGGTGCGCTCGACGAAGCTGCAGCATCGGACGGCGAGTGGACGATCGGTGCAGACGTCTTCCCCCGGCTCGCAGCTGACGAGCGGCGACCGGTGGACGCGTTGGGCCTCCTGCACCTCATCGCGGACCGTGACGACCTGGTGCGCACGGGCACGCACGAGGCATACGTCACCCGCCGGCCCGACGGTACCGAACAGGTCCTGCTGCTACCGCAGATCACCCCGACGCGGAGGCTCGACGATGACCAGTGA
- a CDS encoding DUF4194 domain-containing protein, with protein MTSDFQELDDTVAELSVDDLTDRTPEDLYDEPEQEVDDDLSSVEFDGDTGTLTAEVRSALVAILNERFITSDTHKKEWQTLTVAHAQVKSRLNDMYLDLEYDAKYEVAFKVQVRNADSTRGFPALLRAMTWNRDQTAVLVHLCLTHRDQTSSGASRAVVSRSDIHAFIGGNRPKTATDQYMDGRRVNNAIDAVAAAGLLDKTAEDGVYTISPALPRLLPLTRLRELVTYFTEASNDE; from the coding sequence ATGACCAGTGACTTCCAGGAGCTCGACGACACGGTTGCCGAGCTGTCGGTCGATGATCTGACTGACCGCACGCCAGAGGACCTCTACGACGAGCCGGAGCAGGAAGTCGACGACGACTTGTCATCGGTGGAGTTCGACGGAGACACCGGGACGCTCACCGCCGAGGTCCGATCTGCGCTCGTCGCTATCCTCAACGAGCGCTTCATCACCAGCGACACCCACAAGAAGGAGTGGCAGACGCTCACCGTCGCCCACGCGCAGGTGAAGTCGAGACTCAACGACATGTATCTCGACCTCGAGTACGACGCCAAGTACGAGGTCGCGTTCAAGGTGCAGGTACGCAACGCCGACAGCACACGGGGTTTCCCTGCGCTGCTGCGGGCGATGACCTGGAATCGGGACCAGACTGCCGTGCTCGTCCACCTATGCCTCACCCACCGGGATCAGACTTCAAGCGGGGCAAGTCGCGCAGTCGTCTCGAGGAGCGACATTCACGCGTTCATCGGCGGCAACCGTCCGAAGACAGCGACCGATCAGTACATGGATGGCCGTCGAGTCAACAATGCGATCGACGCGGTCGCCGCCGCCGGACTTCTCGACAAGACAGCAGAGGACGGCGTGTACACGATCTCGCCGGCACTGCCCCGACTGCTGCCCCTCACGAGGCTGCGCGAACTGGTCACCTACTTCACGGAGGCAAGCAACGATGAGTGA
- a CDS encoding ATP-binding protein produces the protein MSEISAGIPLLPSSQWRIEQIQLVNWGGFHQRTATFAFHPETTIVTGASGVGKSTVLDAYLALMMPSDVPFNGASNAATVGRARGAEQRSVLTYLRGKTDDTVEDGVTVDKVLRGQGKPTWGAIAATFIAETGDRFTAMRAYFVPVGAARDGDVVKRMMTIPGSFEIRQLGDFARVGSESYPAKAMKQKWSELRLYGSYGEFSQALFSRLGIGQGGDGANALALLARIQAGTMSPTVDDLYKRLVIEMPETFRVADEAITTFDELDEMYRKMETSQHQADLLAPVPGLYEEMLAAQRDIAQARALGAVDADDTPAGLWRLRTHSAILEREDGLLREQAAALQEQLRTATTATHEAERLLDVAKADYDAGGGDRDKQLTDEITRYEQAAEGRRGMRARLSDALAGLDRVVDGEGDLLTIHSEARAFPERAAGVKAELESKREQMIRDEHPLGEELKSVRAELRSLEGRSGRVDASMDARRREAADAAGLDVADLPFVAELIDVADGEDRWRGAIETVLYASARILLVPGEHLERFSRAIDPIRSSLRLNFEGVDRSVVAHTAPMDPQRIAGKLDYQDSPYQAWVIEHLSSPARNALCVSSTDGLAGEGLRVTPSGQTRQRRRGAHGGNTARPIIGFDNAGLKASLEAQQKDLRAQLAESERARARVAAEIQAVDKRHAAYLRTLDFSWVDVDVDTPIRHIAELRALQEKLLADDGVLAVLKKQVETLSAVADSARRLQHSLEGKLSEVAEKRSALADMIDTVNDVLWPLEENGSLTLDEALSRALDQAWERALASEVPTSGTWKTDLRRLERALADGVSRAAEKEASSRKQIERAFEQFQERWNDPTRGQTIDSYHEYIAILDEIQRVGIHEQREQWRKTALQWSGRSLRLLGSAMSSAVDDIEARLDAVNAILERLPFGPTDGRLKIDMRRLAPQTVTTFRRELDGFKKLATQGASEEQLVQRFTQMRVFVAKIRKRDDPALTAELRAQVVREEILDVRRHVEITAKQYADALDTDPVAEYSSLAGKSGGEMQELVAFIVGAALRFQLGDELGHLPRFAPVFLDEGFIKADSEYAGRAVEAWKGLGFQLVIGAPFDKYTGLERHVAQTILVSKNRQSGHSFVDHAYHQRQEGVA, from the coding sequence ATGAGTGAAATCTCCGCAGGCATCCCGCTCCTGCCGAGCTCGCAGTGGCGGATCGAGCAGATTCAGCTCGTCAACTGGGGCGGTTTCCACCAGCGCACCGCAACGTTCGCGTTCCACCCCGAGACGACCATCGTCACCGGCGCATCCGGTGTGGGGAAGTCCACGGTCCTTGACGCCTACCTCGCGCTCATGATGCCCTCCGACGTCCCTTTCAACGGTGCTTCGAACGCAGCGACCGTGGGGCGTGCGAGGGGGGCAGAGCAGCGGAGTGTGCTGACCTACCTGCGCGGGAAGACCGATGACACCGTGGAGGACGGTGTCACCGTCGACAAGGTGCTCCGCGGCCAGGGCAAACCCACCTGGGGGGCGATCGCGGCGACCTTCATCGCCGAGACGGGGGACCGGTTCACAGCCATGCGCGCGTACTTCGTCCCGGTGGGCGCGGCCCGAGACGGCGACGTAGTCAAACGGATGATGACGATCCCCGGGTCGTTCGAGATCCGCCAGCTTGGCGATTTCGCCCGCGTGGGTTCCGAGTCGTACCCGGCGAAGGCGATGAAGCAGAAATGGTCGGAGCTGCGCCTCTATGGCTCGTACGGAGAGTTCTCGCAGGCGCTGTTCTCGAGGCTCGGGATCGGGCAGGGCGGCGACGGGGCGAACGCGCTAGCACTGCTCGCACGCATCCAAGCTGGAACGATGTCACCGACCGTCGACGACCTCTACAAACGGCTCGTCATCGAGATGCCGGAGACGTTCCGCGTCGCCGACGAAGCCATCACGACATTCGATGAACTCGACGAGATGTATCGGAAGATGGAGACCTCCCAACACCAGGCAGATCTCCTGGCACCGGTGCCCGGCCTCTACGAGGAGATGCTCGCCGCGCAGCGCGACATCGCGCAGGCGCGAGCACTCGGAGCTGTCGACGCCGACGACACCCCGGCGGGCCTCTGGCGTCTTCGCACCCACTCCGCCATCCTCGAGCGCGAAGACGGCCTGCTCCGCGAGCAGGCCGCCGCACTCCAGGAACAGCTCCGTACCGCGACAACTGCCACCCACGAGGCGGAGCGGTTACTCGACGTCGCGAAAGCCGACTACGACGCCGGCGGCGGGGACCGCGACAAGCAGCTCACGGATGAGATCACTCGGTACGAACAGGCGGCCGAAGGCCGCCGCGGGATGCGCGCGCGACTCAGTGACGCTCTGGCAGGTCTCGATCGCGTCGTGGACGGGGAGGGCGACCTTCTTACCATCCACTCCGAAGCCCGCGCATTCCCTGAGCGCGCCGCGGGGGTGAAGGCGGAGCTCGAGAGCAAGCGCGAGCAGATGATCCGCGACGAGCACCCGCTCGGCGAGGAGCTCAAGAGCGTCCGGGCGGAGCTTCGCTCGCTGGAAGGTCGCTCTGGTCGCGTGGACGCATCGATGGACGCTCGGCGCCGCGAGGCCGCCGACGCTGCCGGACTCGACGTGGCCGATCTCCCGTTCGTCGCCGAACTCATCGACGTTGCTGATGGCGAGGACCGGTGGCGGGGCGCAATCGAGACGGTCCTGTACGCGAGCGCGCGGATCCTGCTCGTGCCCGGTGAGCACCTTGAACGCTTTTCCCGGGCCATCGACCCGATCCGGTCGTCGCTGCGGCTGAACTTCGAAGGCGTTGACCGCAGTGTCGTCGCGCACACCGCGCCTATGGACCCGCAGCGGATTGCCGGCAAGTTGGACTACCAGGACTCTCCGTACCAGGCATGGGTCATCGAGCATCTCAGCTCACCGGCCAGGAACGCCCTGTGCGTGTCGAGCACGGATGGACTCGCTGGTGAGGGTCTCCGCGTGACGCCCTCGGGTCAGACACGACAACGACGGCGAGGGGCGCACGGAGGGAACACAGCGCGTCCGATCATCGGATTCGACAACGCTGGCCTGAAGGCGTCGCTCGAGGCGCAGCAGAAGGACCTTCGTGCGCAGCTAGCAGAGTCCGAGCGGGCGAGGGCGCGAGTCGCGGCGGAAATCCAGGCAGTCGACAAGCGGCACGCCGCCTACCTCCGCACCCTCGACTTCTCGTGGGTCGACGTTGATGTGGACACGCCGATTCGTCACATCGCCGAATTGCGTGCGCTGCAGGAGAAGCTGCTCGCCGACGACGGCGTCCTCGCCGTGCTGAAGAAGCAGGTCGAAACCCTGTCCGCGGTAGCCGACAGCGCCCGACGCCTACAGCACTCGCTCGAAGGCAAGCTCTCAGAAGTCGCAGAAAAACGAAGCGCCTTGGCGGACATGATTGACACCGTCAACGACGTCCTGTGGCCGCTCGAGGAGAACGGATCTTTGACGCTCGACGAGGCTCTGTCGAGGGCCCTCGACCAAGCATGGGAGCGCGCACTTGCGAGCGAGGTGCCGACGAGCGGGACCTGGAAGACAGATCTGCGACGGCTCGAACGAGCCCTCGCGGATGGGGTCTCACGTGCAGCCGAGAAGGAGGCGTCGAGCCGCAAGCAGATCGAGCGCGCCTTCGAACAGTTCCAAGAGCGATGGAACGATCCGACGCGTGGTCAGACGATCGACTCCTACCACGAATACATCGCGATCCTCGACGAGATCCAGCGCGTCGGGATCCACGAACAGCGGGAGCAATGGCGCAAGACTGCGCTGCAGTGGAGCGGAAGGAGTCTTCGACTGCTGGGCAGCGCGATGAGCTCCGCCGTCGACGACATCGAGGCCCGCCTCGACGCCGTCAATGCGATCCTCGAGCGCCTGCCCTTCGGGCCCACGGATGGACGCTTGAAGATCGACATGCGACGCCTCGCGCCGCAGACGGTCACCACGTTCCGTCGCGAGCTGGATGGGTTCAAGAAGCTCGCTACGCAGGGCGCGTCTGAGGAGCAGCTCGTTCAGCGGTTCACGCAGATGAGAGTGTTCGTCGCCAAGATCCGCAAGCGCGACGACCCCGCGCTCACTGCTGAGCTTCGAGCTCAAGTTGTCCGCGAGGAGATCCTCGACGTGCGACGACATGTAGAGATCACAGCGAAGCAGTACGCCGATGCGCTCGACACAGATCCAGTCGCCGAGTATTCCTCGCTCGCAGGCAAGAGTGGTGGAGAGATGCAGGAGCTCGTCGCGTTCATCGTCGGAGCTGCGCTTCGGTTCCAGCTCGGCGACGAGCTCGGGCACCTTCCGCGTTTCGCCCCGGTGTTCCTCGACGAAGGGTTCATCAAGGCGGACTCCGAGTACGCGGGCCGGGCCGTTGAGGCATGGAAGGGGCTCGGGTTTCAACTCGTTATTGGGGCGCCGTTCGACAAGTACACCGGGCTTGAACGCCACGTCGCCCAGACGATCCTTGTCTCGAAAAACCGCCAGTCCGGGCACTCGTTCGTCGACCACGCCTACCACCAGCGACAGGAGGGCGTCGCGTGA
- a CDS encoding Wadjet anti-phage system protein JetD domain-containing protein, which produces MKTVSEVERRIRLHVAERWADEVASQSTGEPKWWPRGYSLGRPDANMLEAGFGELIELVDVWRTQASAWGADIREKNIRADGTAYPMPSHIIIPSIDVASAIAGPEWTARLARGREYGSIIDAHFPNRRDVLARTILATADWARVDVELLAQAASWFERHPNSGLSPREVPLEGLHTKWLESRTQTVARLAGLRDLGLHPPHPSRIHFTYLDPAHLSAGNRRHDSATVGDAFRPAYPPQIVIICENKDTAIHFPEVRGAIAVEGAGSGAGAFADTDWLREAPLVIYWGDMDADGLRILAQFRDAGIPARSLFMDVPSYERWEVYGTNSDKRGNLIAADSRPAPANLEDDERALYGLLNDPTSARYRRVEQERIPLDVASGTVRRLQAQIDTEASVARQLSDAR; this is translated from the coding sequence GTGAAGACGGTCTCGGAGGTCGAACGACGTATCCGACTGCACGTGGCTGAGCGTTGGGCCGACGAGGTCGCCTCGCAGAGCACGGGAGAGCCGAAATGGTGGCCGCGCGGATACTCACTTGGCCGCCCGGACGCCAACATGCTCGAGGCCGGGTTCGGCGAGCTCATCGAACTCGTGGACGTGTGGCGAACGCAGGCATCCGCGTGGGGTGCGGACATCAGAGAGAAGAACATCCGCGCTGATGGCACCGCCTATCCGATGCCGTCCCACATCATCATTCCCAGCATCGATGTGGCGTCCGCCATCGCCGGGCCCGAGTGGACGGCACGGTTGGCCCGCGGGCGTGAGTACGGCAGCATCATCGACGCCCACTTCCCTAATCGCCGAGACGTCCTGGCCCGCACGATTCTCGCGACGGCGGATTGGGCGCGCGTGGACGTCGAGCTCCTCGCCCAAGCGGCCTCATGGTTCGAGCGGCACCCCAACTCGGGCCTCAGCCCCAGAGAGGTTCCGCTCGAAGGGCTTCACACCAAGTGGCTCGAGTCCCGCACGCAGACCGTCGCGCGCCTCGCTGGCCTTCGCGACCTCGGGCTGCACCCGCCCCACCCCTCCCGCATCCACTTCACCTACCTCGACCCGGCGCATCTGTCGGCCGGCAACCGACGCCACGACTCGGCAACAGTCGGAGACGCATTCAGGCCGGCGTACCCGCCACAGATCGTCATCATCTGCGAGAACAAAGACACCGCGATCCATTTCCCAGAAGTCCGTGGAGCGATCGCCGTTGAAGGCGCCGGGTCGGGAGCTGGGGCATTTGCGGATACCGACTGGCTGCGCGAGGCGCCCTTGGTCATCTACTGGGGCGACATGGACGCCGACGGACTCCGCATTCTCGCCCAGTTCCGCGACGCCGGCATCCCCGCGCGATCGCTGTTCATGGACGTCCCCTCATATGAGCGGTGGGAGGTGTACGGGACGAACAGCGACAAGCGTGGGAATCTGATCGCCGCCGATAGCCGCCCCGCGCCCGCGAATCTCGAGGATGACGAGCGGGCGTTGTACGGGCTCCTCAACGACCCGACATCGGCGAGGTACCGACGGGTAGAGCAAGAGCGAATCCCGCTCGACGTTGCGTCCGGCACGGTGCGGCGGCTTCAGGCCCAGATCGATACCGAGGCGAGTGTCGCGAGGCAGCTATCTGACGCTCGGTGA